Below is a window of Halarcobacter anaerophilus DNA.
AAACTTTGATACTCTTTTATATGTAGGTTTTACTAAAACTTTACCCTCACTGTTTAATATCCCCTCTTTATCTCCCACAGACACAACAGTACTGTTTGTACCGCACCCACTTAATAATGCTATAAAAGCAGCTCCTGCTAAATACTTTTTCATGAAGGATCCTTTATTTTTTATTTATCTTAAACTCAACTCTTCTAGATAAAACTTTATCTTCTATGCCGTTTTCGTCATAAATCAAATTATCATATGACATCCCTTTAAAAGAGTAAACTTTATCTAACCAATCTTTACTGTTTTCAACTATTTTTTTATCAATATTAAAGGTGTAACTATATACTTCACTTGCTCTTTTTTCAGAAAGAATTTTATTTAATTTATATCTCTCTTCATCACTTCTTGCACTTCCGTATTCAGAAGAAGTATGCCCTTCAACTCTTATTTGCGCAATTTGATTTTTATATTTTTCAAGAACTTTCAAATATCTCGGGAAAAAATCATCCAAAATAGTTTTAAATTTTCTATTTATTTCACTGCTTCCTACTTTATATAAAACATTTGGATCTTTGAATCTGAAAATCAAACCGTTCTTATCTAGCTGCGCATTCCAAGGTTTAAAATCTTCGGCAAACTCACTTTCTAAAGCCTCATAAAGCCCTTTGATATACTCATTTTTTACCTCTTTTTTTATTTGTAACTCTTTTAAAGATGCTGTTGCAATAGCTCTATCTATACTATTTGTTCCTACTGCCGTTACTAAATAGTCTGACTCATCTTTTATATTGTTTAATGTTGCACAATATTCACTGCCTTCTATCTGTGCGTTAAAAGGACCTACAGGTTTCATTGAATCAATAGAATCTTTTGATAAGGTTATATCTATATTTGTTGCTACTCCAGTAGGAATTTCTCCGCAGATTTTTTTTGAGCCTTCATCATAACTTTTAAGATTGATTGTCAAATTCTCACACATCTTTGTAATATCATCACTTTGTAGCATCATTGCAATATACAAATCTCTGTTTTTTGAAGCATTATGTAAAGGAGTCATTTTAAATCTATCTTTTACACTCTTTTCTGCCTTATTACAAATTAAAAATCTCGACATTGCATTTGTACCGTTTCTTGTTGAGTCTAAAAGAGGTGTATCACCGTAAATATCCACACTATTTACGCCGGCATTATGTTCAAGCAGTTTTTTTGCAATATCTAATTGATTTAATCTCACGGCCAGATGCATCGGTGTATATCCGTATTTATCTCTTGCATTTACATCAGTTCCTTTTGAGATAAGCTCATCTGCCAGTGCTTTATCCTTTGCTCTAATAGCATCATGAAGAGGTAACTCATTTAAAATATCGCTTCCATTGTTAGTTATCTCTGTTTTTTGACTACACCCTATAAATGTAAATAACGTAATAATTGTAATAAATATAACATTTTTAAATTTTTTCACTTTTAATCCTTAATATGATTATCGTTCGTGTAACGAATTTTGTTTTATCTTAAGTATTGGTTTAAGAATAAAATCCATAATTGATTTTTCTCCCGTAACAATATCCACACTTGCTACCATACCGGGAATAATAGGCAGTTTTTCACCATCTTTTTCCAAATAGTTTTGTTTAGTTTTTACTACGACTTTATAATAACTTTTCCCATCTTTGCTATCTTTATCAATTATACTATCTGCCGAAATTTCAACAATCTGTCCTTCTAATCCGCCGTAAATAGAAAAATCATAAGCAGTAATTTTCACTATTGCTTTTTGTTTAGGATTAATAAAAGCAATATCCCTTGGATCGATTTTTGCCTCAACCAATAAAATTTCACTGTCAGGCACAATATCTATTAGTTCTTGTCCCGGTTGAACAACTCCTCCTATTGTATTTACATATATCTCTTTTATAATACCGTCAACAGGCGATTTCATTACTGTTTTTTGTACTTTAT
It encodes the following:
- a CDS encoding ankyrin repeat domain-containing protein, with the translated sequence MKKFKNVIFITIITLFTFIGCSQKTEITNNGSDILNELPLHDAIRAKDKALADELISKGTDVNARDKYGYTPMHLAVRLNQLDIAKKLLEHNAGVNSVDIYGDTPLLDSTRNGTNAMSRFLICNKAEKSVKDRFKMTPLHNASKNRDLYIAMMLQSDDITKMCENLTINLKSYDEGSKKICGEIPTGVATNIDITLSKDSIDSMKPVGPFNAQIEGSEYCATLNNIKDESDYLVTAVGTNSIDRAIATASLKELQIKKEVKNEYIKGLYEALESEFAEDFKPWNAQLDKNGLIFRFKDPNVLYKVGSSEINRKFKTILDDFFPRYLKVLEKYKNQIAQIRVEGHTSSEYGSARSDEERYKLNKILSEKRASEVYSYTFNIDKKIVENSKDWLDKVYSFKGMSYDNLIYDENGIEDKVLSRRVEFKINKK